The Blautia pseudococcoides genome segment GATCCTTGTGGAGAGTGAGCGGGTGTGGAGAAATCCTGTGCATACAGGACAGCGGGAGAGCATAAAAAAAGAGCTGAATGCCTGCCAGCAGGAAGCTGTAAAAAAAATCCTGGAAGAATGGAACAAAGAGAAACCCCGGCCCACACTGCTCTACGGCGTCACAGGCAGCGGTAAAACAGAAGTTTACATGGAACTGATCGAGACAGTCCTTGCAAAAGGCAGACAGGTCATTGTCCTCATACCGGAGATTGCCCTTACCTATCAGACTGTGGAGCGCTTCAGCCAGAGGTTCGGCCAGGGTGTCTCCTTCATGCATTCCCGTCTTTCTGCAGGAGAGCGTTTTGACCAGTTTGAACTGGCTAGAAAAGGTGAGATTTCCATTGTTGTGGGACCCCGCTCAGCCTTGTTTACCCCTTTTCCCAACCTGGGACTGATCGTCATTGACGAGGAGCATGAGTCTTCCTATAAAAGTGAGAAAACTCCATGTTACCACGCCAGGGAGGTGGCAGTCAGGAGGGGGCAGGTGGAGAATGCCCGCATTGTCATGGGTTCGGCCACACCTTCCCTGGAAAGCTATGAAAAGGGAAAGAACGGTTCCTATCAGCTTTTGACTCTGGAGCGCAGATATGAGAACAGAGCGCTTCCAAAAGTGTACACCGTGGATTTGAAAGAGGAGCTGAAGGCGGGAAACCGTTCTATCTTCAGCACGCTTCTTCAGGAAAAGATCAAAGACAGACTTGAGAAAAGGGAACAGGTTATTTTGTTTTTAAACCGCAGGGGATATACCGGATTTGTGAGCTGCCGTTCCTGCGGGCATGTGATGAAATGTCCCCACTGCGATGTCTCGCTGACCTCCCACAGAAACGGAAAATTAATCTGTCACTACTGCGGATATACCATCCCGGATGTGCAGAAATGTCCCTCCTGCTGTTCTCCCTTTATCGGAGGATTCAAAGCGGGAACCCAGCAGATTGAGGAGATGGTGTACCGTCTGTTTCCACAGGCCAGGGTGCTCAGGATGGACGCGGACACTACAAGAAAGAAGGATGACCATGAGAAAATTCTGGCCGCTTTTGCAAGGAAAGAGGCGGATGTGCTGGTGGGCACCCAGATGATCATAAAAGGCCACGATTTTCCGGATGTGACACTGGTTGGAGTCCTGGCAGCTGACCTTTCCCTGAACGGGGAGGATTTCCGGGCAGGGGAGAGAACCTTCCAGATATTGACCCAGGCTGTAGGCCGTGCGGGAAGAGGAAAAAAGCCCGGGGAGGCGGTCATACAGACCTACCAGCCGGAACATTACAGCATCAGGGCATCCGCAGAGCAGGATTATCCCGGGTTTTACAGGGAGGAGATCGCTTACCGGATGCTTATGGGGTACCCTCCTACAAGAGCCATGGCAGCTGTGCGGGGAGCCTGCGCGGATGAAAATCTTTTGTATCAGGGACTCTCTTATTGTAAAAAATATATAGAGAAGATATATCCGGGAGAAGATTTGATCCTCATCGGACCCGCGCCTGAGAGTGTGGCAAAGGTCCAGGATATGTATAAAATGGTGATTTATATGAGACATCAAAACCGCAGGACCCTGGTGCAGATCAAAGACTGTCTGGAGCGGTATATTGCCGTAAATAAAGGATTTGATAAAATGTTTATCCAGTTTGATTTTAATATATAAAAAGGAGAAAAAAGAAATATGGCACTGAGAAATATCAGAACACAAGGCGACAGTATCTTAGCAAAAAAATGCAGAAAAGTGGAGGCCATGACACCGAAACTGAGAGAACTCATAGAGGATATGTTTGAGACCATGTATGATGCTTACGGGGTGGGCCTGGCGGCTCCCCAGGTGGGCGTGCTGAAACAGATCGTGGTGATCGACACCACAGGGGAGGACCCTCATGTGCTGATCAATCCTGAGATCCTTGAGACATCCGGTTCCCAGACAGGAGATGAGGGCTGTCTGAGCCTTCCGGGAATGTCCGGTACTGTGACACGTCCAAATTATGTGAAGGTAAAGGCCCTTAATGAGAATATGGAAGAATATGAGCTGGAGGGAACCGAGCTGCTGGCAAGGGCAATCTGCCACGAGACGGATCATCTCCAGGGGAAAATGTATACGGAACTGGTGGAAGGTGAGCTTCGCCGGAACAATTATGAGGAGGAAGAAG includes the following:
- the priA gene encoding replication restart helicase PriA, translating into MSRLYADIIVDISQEKLDRTFQYEIPEHLQDHIQIGTKVRVPFGNGSREITGYVIDITRQPKVEAARMKQILGPESQGIPIESRLISLAAWIAKNYGSTMNQALKTVLPVKEKKKKQEKKFLVLKASKENAQQFLEACEQRHFKAKARLMRGILEQSPMPYEQAVNVWKAAPSVIHGLEEKGMILVESERVWRNPVHTGQRESIKKELNACQQEAVKKILEEWNKEKPRPTLLYGVTGSGKTEVYMELIETVLAKGRQVIVLIPEIALTYQTVERFSQRFGQGVSFMHSRLSAGERFDQFELARKGEISIVVGPRSALFTPFPNLGLIVIDEEHESSYKSEKTPCYHAREVAVRRGQVENARIVMGSATPSLESYEKGKNGSYQLLTLERRYENRALPKVYTVDLKEELKAGNRSIFSTLLQEKIKDRLEKREQVILFLNRRGYTGFVSCRSCGHVMKCPHCDVSLTSHRNGKLICHYCGYTIPDVQKCPSCCSPFIGGFKAGTQQIEEMVYRLFPQARVLRMDADTTRKKDDHEKILAAFARKEADVLVGTQMIIKGHDFPDVTLVGVLAADLSLNGEDFRAGERTFQILTQAVGRAGRGKKPGEAVIQTYQPEHYSIRASAEQDYPGFYREEIAYRMLMGYPPTRAMAAVRGACADENLLYQGLSYCKKYIEKIYPGEDLILIGPAPESVAKVQDMYKMVIYMRHQNRRTLVQIKDCLERYIAVNKGFDKMFIQFDFNI
- the def gene encoding peptide deformylase, with the protein product MALRNIRTQGDSILAKKCRKVEAMTPKLRELIEDMFETMYDAYGVGLAAPQVGVLKQIVVIDTTGEDPHVLINPEILETSGSQTGDEGCLSLPGMSGTVTRPNYVKVKALNENMEEYELEGTELLARAICHETDHLQGKMYTELVEGELRRNNYEEEEE